GTTCCTTTGCAGCCCATTTTTCTGATGCTGAAGCGCCTGTTGTAAGCACAATTTGATAATTACTTCTCTCCTGATTAAACAAAGAATATTCCACACGCTTACCTGAAATAAAATCAATTTTCCGGGACAATGTTTCACCCGATCTAAGTTGAAGGAATAATTCCGCTGTAAGCGGTTTGTAGCCTGTTTTGGGCAGATCAAGAAGACCGTTAAATTCTTTTTCTCTTTTCTCCTCAAGCACAATCTTGCCCTGCTTGTTACGAACGGTAACCCGCACCTGCTTAATCAGCATGGACAGCACTTCTGGTGAAAAATCTGAAACCAGTCTGCTGTCTCCTTCTTCTGATGTATTCACCTTAAAAAAACTCCCTCGTTGTAATGCGTCCTCAGCAGAGAACCGGTGAAATCTGAAGCTGAAACCCCACATATTGCCCCGTTGTTCCACCTTCAGTAAAATAGTATTCTTTCCTTTTTTCAAAATAACCGGAATGAGATCCGAATCGGGCTTAACACTCCTTGCAGGCTGATAATCCCACTGACGTACTCCGTTAATCCACAAGCCGGCGCCATCGTTGGTTCCAAGTGCAGCAAGCCACACGCCCTCTTCAGGACATTCTACTTCCGAATAGGCATAAGCTACCGCCGGTGATATCCTGGAAACATTCGCCACCAGGTCAATAATCGAATCAGGTGAATTTATATACTTCCACCGGATGGAACGGCCCTTCTGTTTCACGATATCGCCTGCCTTAACTTTCAGCCCGGATTCGCCTCCCGATTTTAAAAGATAATCGGTATCAAAACCGGGGTAATGCTGCATCGGTTGTGCTGGTGACGTGCCTTCCTCCAGGGGAATAGGACCACAAAGCAACCAGGAATGAAACCACTGGCCCGGAACCAGCTTATTCACCGGTTCCTGCGCTGATATACGGGATATAACGGAAACCAGTAAACACAGTAACAAAATTCTTCTGTTCATAAAATGATCATCTATTGGTAAGAAATGGTAAACTAAAAAATTAAATTCATTCTATTGCCAAATTACGATATGATTTATCACGACATACACCTGATCTCTTTTTTTCGCAGGTTTGTTAGCAGCAGGTGACACCAACCTGAACATTGACCACGAGTTAGTGATGAGTTGCATGTGCAATATATCAAGCTTCGTCGGTTGAAAAAAAGACATTAAGCTACCATCAGGGCTACTCCCTGTTCCATTTCCCGATTGCGGAAGCTCCGTTGGGAAATAATTTAGAGCAGAATTATCACAGATAAAAACGATCCTAACCATTTCTTTCTTAAGTTTAAAAAAAAATCATCTTCTCTCATTTCTAACACATTGTTATGAGCAACCATTTCAGCCGCAGAAAATTCATTAAAACCGTAGGTGCAGGTGCTGCCGGTTTTGCTATCCTTCCGTCTTTGTACAGCAAAGCCGCTCCCAGCGACAAACTGCGTATTGCACATATTGGACTGGGTGGCATGGGAAACAATCACATGAAATGGTTTGCCAATATTCCCGAGGTAGATATTGTTGCCCTTTGCGATGTGGATGAATTGCACTTAGGCAATACCCTGAAAACTCTTCAGCAACTTAAACCTGGCACAACCGCACAAACCTATGGCGATTTCCGGCATATTCTCGACAGGAAGGATATTGATGCTATTACCTGCGCAACGCCCGACCATTGGCACGCTACAATTGCATCGCTTGCTTTTCAGGCGGGAAAAGATGTGTATGGAGAGAAACCTCTTTCTTATGATGTTCGGGAGGGTCAGATCATGCTGAAAAATGCCAACCGGTATAACCGGATATTTCAGATGGGAACACAAATT
The nucleotide sequence above comes from Bacteroidia bacterium. Encoded proteins:
- a CDS encoding Gfo/Idh/MocA family oxidoreductase yields the protein MSNHFSRRKFIKTVGAGAAGFAILPSLYSKAAPSDKLRIAHIGLGGMGNNHMKWFANIPEVDIVALCDVDELHLGNTLKTLQQLKPGTTAQTYGDFRHILDRKDIDAITCATPDHWHATIASLAFQAGKDVYGEKPLSYDVREGQIMLKNANRYNRIFQMGTQIHAGDNYHRVAEIIKSGALGNVHTVRLWKNSSEPKLGATLAEPIPSNLNWDMWLGPAPYTEYIPAKCHFTYRYFLDYSGGTFADFWCHIGDIVFWSLQPKGLKKISATGAPIPNSIADAPLWINVDYAFEGLNIHWTTETPEVPGAAGKG